A stretch of the Gloeocapsopsis sp. IPPAS B-1203 genome encodes the following:
- a CDS encoding TnsA endonuclease N-terminal domain-containing protein, with amino-acid sequence MERDYIYLLEIDPTVQSYRSQPFKLTYLHAGKTRTYTPDFWVIRPLCQQVVEVKPERKVNDSSYFELWRHIVPVCRDMGMEFVVVTDVMIRQQPQLDNIKLLYKYARNPLSLQQVIECQRYFTHREPTSLKVVSLELEPKGISLNLLFKLLYVGVLSCDLRQPIGADSLIQLSHFPGDIKTLIT; translated from the coding sequence ATTGAACGGGACTACATCTATTTATTAGAGATTGACCCAACAGTACAGTCTTATAGGAGTCAGCCTTTCAAGCTAACTTACCTTCATGCTGGGAAAACCAGAACCTATACCCCAGATTTCTGGGTAATTAGACCCCTATGTCAACAGGTTGTAGAAGTCAAACCAGAGAGGAAGGTTAACGATTCTTCATATTTTGAGTTGTGGAGGCACATAGTTCCTGTGTGTAGAGATATGGGCATGGAGTTTGTGGTTGTCACCGATGTGATGATTAGACAGCAACCGCAGCTAGATAACATAAAGTTGCTCTACAAGTATGCTCGTAATCCGTTGAGCTTACAACAAGTAATTGAATGTCAGCGTTATTTCACACATAGAGAACCAACATCTCTAAAAGTTGTGTCTCTTGAATTGGAGCCAAAAGGAATATCTTTAAACCTTTTATTCAAACTCCTATACGTTGGTGTTCTTTCTTGTGATTTAAGGCAACCCATTGGTGCAGACAGTCTAATTCAACTCTCCCATTTTCCTGGTGATATTAAAACCTTGATTACCTAA